A stretch of Camelus bactrianus isolate YW-2024 breed Bactrian camel chromosome 26, ASM4877302v1, whole genome shotgun sequence DNA encodes these proteins:
- the TRIML2 gene encoding putative E3 ubiquitin-protein ligase TRIML2, with amino-acid sequence MSKRLPSQLEQKIPEDACCEKHLEPPQLFCGDDQMMLCDKYFQSQEHKNHTVYGLQETAENYRKLFQEILTTLKEKLEVAKSMLADEQERMVMMQEEEQNFKEMIESEYRISFQLMIEENMVNLQGLQRYVFNLNLREANQNQPMQFATELREKFQEILQRLNNLGRENMSKLKESEVRLSEHTCSLQKTIAELEKKCGQSTSVLLQNARYALERSESLLLQCLEPAQITDLNLCQITGMSKMLKVLQRPITLDHRTAHPCLVLSEDLRSVRLRNVQQDMSGHPERFDFSAAVLGVESFTSGRHYWEVDVEKATQWQLGIYGGFAYRNDSRDKVLLTGTMMGTDYIFWTFPPLRRVSLRERVHSVGVFLNYEYGQVSFYDVTNRSLIYNFSGLTFQGALRPIFSLCVPNGRMNSDSLSICLPHVSFCNGTVSPQSSLV; translated from the exons ATGTCTAAAAGGCTCCCTTCTCAGTTAGAGCAAAAAATCCCAGAAGATGCCTGCTGTGAAAAACACCTGGAGCCACCACAGCTGTTCTGCGGTGATGACCAAATGATGCTTTGTGACAAGTACTTCCAGTCCCAGGAGCACAAGAATCACACGGTGTATGGATTACAAGAGACTGCTGAGAATTACAGG AAGTTATTCCAGGAGATATTGACCACACTGAAGGAGAAACTTGAAGTAGCTAAAAGCATGTTGGCTGATGAGCAAGAAAGAATGGTGATGATGCAG GAAGAGgagcagaattttaaagaaatgattgaGTCTGAATATAGGATAAGTTTCCAGTTGATGATTGAAGAAAACATGGTGAACCTCCAGGGCCTGCAAAGGTATGTATTCAACCTGAACTTGAGAGAAGCAAATCAGAACCAACCGATGCAGTTTGCCACAGAGCTAAGGGAGAAGTTCCAGGAAATACTACAG AGACTGAACAATCTGGGGAGAGAGAACATGAGTAAACTGAAGGAGAGTGAAGTCAGGCTGTCTGAACATACCTGCAGCCTCCAAAAGACCATCGCAGAGTTAGAGAAGAAGTGTGGGCAATCCACCTCAGTGTTGCTGCAG AATGCAAGATACGCTTTGGAAAG GAGTGAGTCACTACTGCTTCAGTGTTTAGAGCCTGCCCAAATCACAGACCTGAATTTATGCCAAATAACAGGAATGAGCAAAATGCTAAAAGTGCTGCAAA GACCTATCACTTTGGACCATAGAACAGCTCATCCCTGTCTGGTCTTATCCGAGGATCTGAGAAGCGTAAGACTCAGGAATGTCCAGCAGGACATGTCTGGTCACCCAGAGAGATTTGACTTCAGCGCCGCTGTGTTGGGTGTGGAGAGCTTCACCTCAGGGAGGCACTACTGGGAGGTGGATGTGGAAAAGGCAACGCAGTGGCAGCTGGGTATATACGGAGGCTTTGCCTACAGAAACGATTCCAGGGATAAAGTCCTACTCACAGGGACCATGATGGGAACCGATTATATCTTCTGGACCTTTCCCCCTTTAAGAAGGGTCTCCTTGAGAGAGCGAGTGCACAGTGTTGGAGTTTTCCTGAACTATGAGTACGGGCAGGTATCCTTCTATGATGTGACAAATAGATCCCTCATCTATAATTTCTCTGGCCTCACTTTCCAAGGAGCTCTCAGGcctatattttctctttgtgtcCCAAATGGACGCATGAATTCAGACTCTCTGAGCATCTGCCTCCCACATGTTTCCTTTTGTAATGGGACTGTTAGCCCTCAGTCTTCTTTGGTGTGA
- the TRIML1 gene encoding putative E3 ubiquitin-protein ligase TRIML1 gives MSFFEKMSTADLMENLREELTCFICLDYFTSPVTTECGHSFCLVCLLRSWEEHNTPLSCPECWRTLEIPHFQPNERLGRLAGIGKQLRSQVLQSEGNQGGYERMLAATKVLSDHEQGADDFSTQGHGINRVNLSSEAEEHHKEKLQEILNILRKKKKETQITLTHEKERVILCKEETKTCKQVVGSEYAKMHQFLKEEEQLQLQLLEMEERDNLKKLRDNEITLTQQMRSLSKMIEQIESACKNSIIESFEDVRGILERSEPLLLQCPEATTTELTLCRITGMRQMLRKFSTDITLDPATANAYLVLSEDLKSVKHGGIRQQLPDNPERFDQSATVLGAQIFTCGRHYWEVEVGNKTEWEVGICKDSVSRKGNLPKPPGDLFSLIGLKIGDDYSLWVSSPLKGQHVREQVHKVGVFLDYESGHIAFYNVANESLIYSFPPASFQEALRPIFSPCLPNEGTNTGPLTICSLNNHV, from the exons ATGTCCTTCTTTGAGAAAATGTCCACAGCAGATTTGATGGAGAACCTCAGGGAAGAACTGACTTGTTTCATCTGCTTGGACTATTTCACCAGCCCAGTGACCACCGAGTGTGGGCATAGCTTTTGTCTGGTGTGTCTCCTGAGAAGCTGGGAGGAACATAACACTCCTTTGTCTTGTCCTGAGTGCTGGAGGACCTTGGAAATCCCACATTTCCAGCCAAATGAGCGTTTGGGGAGGCTGGCTGGCATTGGCAAGCAACtcagatcccaggtgctgcagagtgAGGGCAACCAAGGCGGCTATGAGAGAATGCTGGCAGCCACTAAGGTGTTGTCTGATCATGAGCAGGGCGCAGACGATTTCTCAACCCAAGGTCATGGAATAAACAGAGTGAATCTCTCGAGTGAGGCTGAAGAGCATCACAAA gagaaacttcagGAAATCCTAAATATTTTGcgtaaaaagaaaaaggaaactcagaTTACATTAACCCATGAGAAGGAGAGAGTGATACTGTGTAAG GAAGAAACAAAGACTTGTAAACAGGTTGTTGGGTCAGAATATGCAAAAATGCACCAGttcctgaaggaggaggagcagctgCAGCTCCAGCTACTGGAAATGGAGGAAAGAGACAACCTGAAGAAACTGCGGGACAATGAAATCACGCTGACTCAGCAAATGAGAAGCCTAAGCAAAATGATCGAACAGATAGAGTCCGCGTGTAAGAATTCAATTATAGAATCTTTTGAG GATGTGAGAGGAATACTGGAAAG GAGTGAGCCTCTCTTGCTTCAGTGTCCAGAGGCCACCACCACAGAGCTGACTCTGTGCCGCATCACTGGAATGAGGCAGATGCTGAGAAAATTCAGCA CAGATATAACTCTAGATCCAGCCACGGCCAATGCCTATCTCGTCTTGTCTGAGGATCTGAAAAGTGTGAAACATGGAGGAATCCGACAGCAGTTACCTGACAACCCAGAGAGATTTGACCAATCTGCAACCGTGCTGGGTGCTCAGATCTTCACCTGCGGGAGACACTACTGGGAGGTGGAAGTGGGCAACAAGACCGAGTGGGAAGTGGGCATCTGCAAGGACTCAGTGAGCAGAAAGGGGAATCTCCCCAAGCCACCTGGGGACCTCTTCTCACTTATAGGTTTAAAAATTGGAGATGATTATAGTCTTTGGGTCTCATCACCTTTGAAAGGTCAACATGTTAGAGAGCAAGTGCATAAGGTTGGTGTTTTCTTAGACTATGAGTCTGGACATATAGCGTTCTACAACGTGGCAAATGAGTCCCTCATCTACAGcttccctccagcctcttttcAAGAGGCTCTCAGGCCCATCTTCTCCCCTTGCCTCCCAAACGAAGGGACAAACACAGGCCCTCTTACCATCTGCTCACTGAATAACCACGTCTGA